One window of Apteryx mantelli isolate bAptMan1 chromosome 8, bAptMan1.hap1, whole genome shotgun sequence genomic DNA carries:
- the KIAA1614 gene encoding uncharacterized protein KIAA1614 homolog isoform X4, with protein MLCSGPQGGQRGRPGMEGGSPGATPRPPAPAEGPEAGGPHAVLEGKVKALKEKRGAGRPGGPAPAPERPSPRKPRPRRAKPGTDAAAAAAEPRAQLRTYLTDGLLDGGAGAGTDAPGGPWRMPGAGGGTGGLSLAQRVERNRRLLQEVLGPAPGRAAAGPPRDVPAHEPLASDADWDSGVSLPDAEGCRALAAGPELTLSPRHEQAKQLLQRARMKARTNPLRASHDILPAGPPGRREPSGTPAPEAKQRAGAAPASGSLSDSSSGESSWGPRRARGPSPSRVRFEDESARDAEARYRERLQLRQRRALGSLLCSLGRGPLLSEPDQGPAAGGDAGGKCTACGSYLGAPAAGRSGDPRTAGNGAGGREEADAPPPEPKARTLGPRGSPLWILPSRQRIRTEKIRETYIGDATSLDDADSALESTDTSDGCRTDSEEGGPRGGRGHPRPRWHSASAATPGREPPEQERRGADASGRRDSGSREPRGPKGSAGTEPLADGLEAFSPCAVPPGKAGGREAGDEGAGPRRAPSSQPAAHVPAPPAASKGCSPVPCGKAAGTGSPRAPSRASGCPEPAAPVALGPAERPGPCSSQRPPGSPLRASATSSCSSMRGRGPSGAAGVPAGSGDAAGPSAPGGPSAAGTDPIAVAAAVSPQPDAAGVPVRPAPAEAVVHPVEEKRGPKGSAARSGSPEPAAGRKGGSPSAAGLRKLLCSLGRSTKQRLGRFRCYSMEQLPAAPGPAAPGPLCPPRRAASVQNLHALLEGARRPGARSARRTSAPPTCSAPWGACWRSSPTAPASWSCGGPPTAPSAFASPPATAGPTQASTCRRWRTPARPSCTRGSSAWATRSCRSTAPRCPAWGWPASASCCSAPTPCASAC; from the exons ATGCTCTGCTCCGGCCcccagggagggcagcggg GGCGCCCCGGCATGGAGGGGGGCTCGCCCGGCGCgacgccccggccccccgcgccggcggagGGCCCCGAGGCCGGCGGGCCGCACGCCGTGCTGGAGGGCAAGGTGAAGGCCCTCAAGGAGaagcggggcgccgggcggccggggggccccgcgcccgcccccgagCGCCCCTCGCCCAGgaagccgcggccccgccgggccaAGCCGGGGACggacgccgccgccgctgccgccgagcCGCGGGCCCAGCTCCGCACCTACCTGACGGACGGGCTGCTGGacggcggcgcgggagccggcACCGACGCGCCCGGGGGGCCCTGGAGGatgccgggcgccggcggcggcaccggcgggcTCTCGCTGGCGCAGCGCGTGGAGAGGAACCggcggctgctgcaggaggtgctggGGCCGGCaccgggccgggcggccgccgggcccccGCGGGACGTCCCCGCTCACG AGCCGCTGGCAAGCGATGCCGACTGGGACTCGGGCGTCTCCTTGCCGGACGCCGAAGGCTGCAG GGCCCTTGCTGCCGGGCCGGAGCTCACGCTGAGCCCGCGGCATGAGCAGgccaagcagctgctgcagcgCGCCCGCATGAAGGCGCGGACGAACCCGCTGCGCGCCAGCCACGACAtcctccccgccggccccccgggGCGCAG GGAGCCCAGCGGGACGCCGGCCCCGGAGGCGAAGCAGAGGGCCGGAGCGGCGCCGGCCAGCGGGAGCCTGAGCGACTCGTCGAGCGGGGAGTCCAgctgggggccgcggcgggcgcgcgggccCTCGCCGTCCCGCGTGCGCTTCGAGGACGAGTCGGCCCGCGACGCCGAGGCCCGCTACCGGGAGCGGCTGCAGctgcggcagcgccgggcgctgGGCTCGCTCCTCTGCTCCCTGGGCCGGGGCCCGCTGCTCTCCGAGCCCGAccaggggccggcggcggggggggacgcCGGGGGCAAGTGCACAGCCTGCGGCTCCTACCtcggcgcccccgcggccggccggaGCGGGGACCCTCGGACCGCAGGGaacggcgcgggcgggcgcgagGAGGCGGACGCCCCCCCGCCGGAGCCGAAAGCCAGGACTCTAGGCCCCCGGGGGTCTCCCCTGTGGATCCTCCCCTCCCGGCAGCGCATCCGCACCGAGAAGATCAGGGAGACCTACATCGGGGACGCGACCTCCCTCGATGACGCGGACTCGGCCCTGGAGAGCACCGACACCTCCGACGGCTGCCGGACGGACAGCGAGGAGGGGGgaccccggggcggccgcgggcacccccggccccgctggcACAGCGCCTCCGCGGCCACCCCGGGCAGGGAGCCGCCGGAGCAGGAGCGGCGTGGCGCTGACGCCAGCGGGCGAAGGGACTCGGGCTcgcgggagccccgggggccgAAGGGGTCCGCGGGGACCGAGCCCCTGGCCGACGGGCTGGAGGCGTTTTCCCCATGCGCTGTGCCGCCCGGGAAAGCCGGCGGCCGAGAGGCGGGGGAcgagggcgcggggccgcggagaGCCCCCTCCTCGCAGCCGGCCGCCCacgtccctgctccccccgccgccaGCAAGGGCTGCTCCCCGGTGCCGTGCGGGAAAGCTGCGGGGACGGGCAGCCCccgggcgccgagccgagccagcGGGTGCCCCGAGCCCGCTGCCCCCGTGGCGCTGGGGCCGGCAGAGCGCCCGGGCCCCTGCAGCTCCCAGCGGCCCCCTGGCAGCCCCCTGCGCGCCTCGGccaccagcagctgcagcagcatgcGGGGCCGGGGACCGAGCGGAGCTGCGGGCGTCCCCGCGGGGAGCGGAGATgctgccggccccagcgccccggGGGGGCCCAGCGCGGCGGGGACTGACCCCATCGCTGTCGCAGCAGCTGTGTCGCCGCAGCCCGATGCCGCCGGCGTCCCTgtccgcccggccccggcggaggcGGTGGTGCACCCCGTGGAGGAGAAGCGAGGGCCCAAAGGGAGCGCGGCACGCAG CGGCTCgccggagcccgccgccggccgcaAGGGGGGCAGCCCCTCGGCGGCGGGGCTGAGGAAGCTGCTGTGCAGCCTGGGCCGGAGCACCAAGCAGCGCCTGGGCCGCTTCCGCTGCTACAGCATGGAGCAgctcccggcggcgcccggccccgcggcgcccggccccctctgcccgccccggaGAGCCGCCTCCGTGCAAAACCTGCACGCCCTCCTGG AGggggcccggcgccccggcgctCGCTCAGCGCGGAGGACATCGGCGCCCCCGACCTGCTCCGCACCGTGGGGCGCGTGCTGGAGGTCTTCCCCGACGGCACCAGCCAGCTGGAGCTGCGGCGGCCCCCCGACGGCGCCTTCGGCTTTCGCGTCGCCTCCGGCCACGGCCGGCCCGACACAG GCGTCTACGTGCAGGAGATGGCGGACGCCGGCACGGCCAAGCTGTACGCGGGGCTCCTCGGCGTGGGCGACGAGATCCTGCAGGTCGACGGCGCCGCGGTGTCCGGCCTGGGGCTGGCCCGCATCCGCGAGCTGCTGCTCCGCGCCGACACCCTGCGCCTCCGCGTGCTGA
- the KIAA1614 gene encoding uncharacterized protein KIAA1614 homolog isoform X1: protein MLCSGPQGGQRGRPGMEGGSPGATPRPPAPAEGPEAGGPHAVLEGKVKALKEKRGAGRPGGPAPAPERPSPRKPRPRRAKPGTDAAAAAAEPRAQLRTYLTDGLLDGGAGAGTDAPGGPWRMPGAGGGTGGLSLAQRVERNRRLLQEVLGPAPGRAAAGPPRDVPAHEPLASDADWDSGVSLPDAEGCRALAAGPELTLSPRHEQAKQLLQRARMKARTNPLRASHDILPAGPPGRREPSGTPAPEAKQRAGAAPASGSLSDSSSGESSWGPRRARGPSPSRVRFEDESARDAEARYRERLQLRQRRALGSLLCSLGRGPLLSEPDQGPAAGGDAGGKCTACGSYLGAPAAGRSGDPRTAGNGAGGREEADAPPPEPKARTLGPRGSPLWILPSRQRIRTEKIRETYIGDATSLDDADSALESTDTSDGCRTDSEEGGPRGGRGHPRPRWHSASAATPGREPPEQERRGADASGRRDSGSREPRGPKGSAGTEPLADGLEAFSPCAVPPGKAGGREAGDEGAGPRRAPSSQPAAHVPAPPAASKGCSPVPCGKAAGTGSPRAPSRASGCPEPAAPVALGPAERPGPCSSQRPPGSPLRASATSSCSSMRGRGPSGAAGVPAGSGDAAGPSAPGGPSAAGTDPIAVAAAVSPQPDAAGVPVRPAPAEAVVHPVEEKRGPKGSAARSGSPEPAAGRKGGSPSAAGLRKLLCSLGRSTKQRLGRFRCYSMEQLPAAPGPAAPGPLCPPRRAASVQNLHALLGKAPRASAYLVAEPGRSRGGPAPRRSLSAEDIGAPDLLRTVGRVLEVFPDGTSQLELRRPPDGAFGFRVASGHGRPDTGVYVQEMADAGTAKLYAGLLGVGDEILQVDGAAVSGLGLARIRELLLRADTLRLRVLRQRPARR from the exons ATGCTCTGCTCCGGCCcccagggagggcagcggg GGCGCCCCGGCATGGAGGGGGGCTCGCCCGGCGCgacgccccggccccccgcgccggcggagGGCCCCGAGGCCGGCGGGCCGCACGCCGTGCTGGAGGGCAAGGTGAAGGCCCTCAAGGAGaagcggggcgccgggcggccggggggccccgcgcccgcccccgagCGCCCCTCGCCCAGgaagccgcggccccgccgggccaAGCCGGGGACggacgccgccgccgctgccgccgagcCGCGGGCCCAGCTCCGCACCTACCTGACGGACGGGCTGCTGGacggcggcgcgggagccggcACCGACGCGCCCGGGGGGCCCTGGAGGatgccgggcgccggcggcggcaccggcgggcTCTCGCTGGCGCAGCGCGTGGAGAGGAACCggcggctgctgcaggaggtgctggGGCCGGCaccgggccgggcggccgccgggcccccGCGGGACGTCCCCGCTCACG AGCCGCTGGCAAGCGATGCCGACTGGGACTCGGGCGTCTCCTTGCCGGACGCCGAAGGCTGCAG GGCCCTTGCTGCCGGGCCGGAGCTCACGCTGAGCCCGCGGCATGAGCAGgccaagcagctgctgcagcgCGCCCGCATGAAGGCGCGGACGAACCCGCTGCGCGCCAGCCACGACAtcctccccgccggccccccgggGCGCAG GGAGCCCAGCGGGACGCCGGCCCCGGAGGCGAAGCAGAGGGCCGGAGCGGCGCCGGCCAGCGGGAGCCTGAGCGACTCGTCGAGCGGGGAGTCCAgctgggggccgcggcgggcgcgcgggccCTCGCCGTCCCGCGTGCGCTTCGAGGACGAGTCGGCCCGCGACGCCGAGGCCCGCTACCGGGAGCGGCTGCAGctgcggcagcgccgggcgctgGGCTCGCTCCTCTGCTCCCTGGGCCGGGGCCCGCTGCTCTCCGAGCCCGAccaggggccggcggcggggggggacgcCGGGGGCAAGTGCACAGCCTGCGGCTCCTACCtcggcgcccccgcggccggccggaGCGGGGACCCTCGGACCGCAGGGaacggcgcgggcgggcgcgagGAGGCGGACGCCCCCCCGCCGGAGCCGAAAGCCAGGACTCTAGGCCCCCGGGGGTCTCCCCTGTGGATCCTCCCCTCCCGGCAGCGCATCCGCACCGAGAAGATCAGGGAGACCTACATCGGGGACGCGACCTCCCTCGATGACGCGGACTCGGCCCTGGAGAGCACCGACACCTCCGACGGCTGCCGGACGGACAGCGAGGAGGGGGgaccccggggcggccgcgggcacccccggccccgctggcACAGCGCCTCCGCGGCCACCCCGGGCAGGGAGCCGCCGGAGCAGGAGCGGCGTGGCGCTGACGCCAGCGGGCGAAGGGACTCGGGCTcgcgggagccccgggggccgAAGGGGTCCGCGGGGACCGAGCCCCTGGCCGACGGGCTGGAGGCGTTTTCCCCATGCGCTGTGCCGCCCGGGAAAGCCGGCGGCCGAGAGGCGGGGGAcgagggcgcggggccgcggagaGCCCCCTCCTCGCAGCCGGCCGCCCacgtccctgctccccccgccgccaGCAAGGGCTGCTCCCCGGTGCCGTGCGGGAAAGCTGCGGGGACGGGCAGCCCccgggcgccgagccgagccagcGGGTGCCCCGAGCCCGCTGCCCCCGTGGCGCTGGGGCCGGCAGAGCGCCCGGGCCCCTGCAGCTCCCAGCGGCCCCCTGGCAGCCCCCTGCGCGCCTCGGccaccagcagctgcagcagcatgcGGGGCCGGGGACCGAGCGGAGCTGCGGGCGTCCCCGCGGGGAGCGGAGATgctgccggccccagcgccccggGGGGGCCCAGCGCGGCGGGGACTGACCCCATCGCTGTCGCAGCAGCTGTGTCGCCGCAGCCCGATGCCGCCGGCGTCCCTgtccgcccggccccggcggaggcGGTGGTGCACCCCGTGGAGGAGAAGCGAGGGCCCAAAGGGAGCGCGGCACGCAG CGGCTCgccggagcccgccgccggccgcaAGGGGGGCAGCCCCTCGGCGGCGGGGCTGAGGAAGCTGCTGTGCAGCCTGGGCCGGAGCACCAAGCAGCGCCTGGGCCGCTTCCGCTGCTACAGCATGGAGCAgctcccggcggcgcccggccccgcggcgcccggccccctctgcccgccccggaGAGCCGCCTCCGTGCAAAACCTGCACGCCCTCCTGGGCAAGGCGCCCCGCGCCAGCGCCTACCTGGTGGCCGAGCCGGGGCGCAG CAGAGggggcccggcgccccggcgctCGCTCAGCGCGGAGGACATCGGCGCCCCCGACCTGCTCCGCACCGTGGGGCGCGTGCTGGAGGTCTTCCCCGACGGCACCAGCCAGCTGGAGCTGCGGCGGCCCCCCGACGGCGCCTTCGGCTTTCGCGTCGCCTCCGGCCACGGCCGGCCCGACACAG GCGTCTACGTGCAGGAGATGGCGGACGCCGGCACGGCCAAGCTGTACGCGGGGCTCCTCGGCGTGGGCGACGAGATCCTGCAGGTCGACGGCGCCGCGGTGTCCGGCCTGGGGCTGGCCCGCATCCGCGAGCTGCTGCTCCGCGCCGACACCCTGCGCCTCCGCGTGCTGAGGCAGCGGCCGGCCCGGCGGTAG
- the KIAA1614 gene encoding uncharacterized protein KIAA1614 homolog isoform X2, translated as MLCSGPQGGQRGRPGMEGGSPGATPRPPAPAEGPEAGGPHAVLEGKVKALKEKRGAGRPGGPAPAPERPSPRKPRPRRAKPGTDAAAAAAEPRAQLRTYLTDGLLDGGAGAGTDAPGGPWRMPGAGGGTGGLSLAQRVERNRRLLQEVLGPAPGRAAAGPPRDVPAHEPLASDADWDSGVSLPDAEGCRALAAGPELTLSPRHEQAKQLLQRARMKARTNPLRASHDILPAGPPGRREPSGTPAPEAKQRAGAAPASGSLSDSSSGESSWGPRRARGPSPSRVRFEDESARDAEARYRERLQLRQRRALGSLLCSLGRGPLLSEPDQGPAAGGDAGGKCTACGSYLGAPAAGRSGDPRTAGNGAGGREEADAPPPEPKARTLGPRGSPLWILPSRQRIRTEKIRETYIGDATSLDDADSALESTDTSDGCRTDSEEGGPRGGRGHPRPRWHSASAATPGREPPEQERRGADASGRRDSGSREPRGPKGSAGTEPLADGLEAFSPCAVPPGKAGGREAGDEGAGPRRAPSSQPAAHVPAPPAASKGCSPVPCGKAAGTGSPRAPSRASGCPEPAAPVALGPAERPGPCSSQRPPGSPLRASATSSCSSMRGRGPSGAAGVPAGSGDAAGPSAPGGPSAAGTDPIAVAAAVSPQPDAAGVPVRPAPAEAVVHPVEEKRGPKGSAARSGSPEPAAGRKGGSPSAAGLRKLLCSLGRSTKQRLGRFRCYSMEQLPAAPGPAAPGPLCPPRRAASVQNLHALLGKAPRASAYLVAEPGRRGGPAPRRSLSAEDIGAPDLLRTVGRVLEVFPDGTSQLELRRPPDGAFGFRVASGHGRPDTGVYVQEMADAGTAKLYAGLLGVGDEILQVDGAAVSGLGLARIRELLLRADTLRLRVLRQRPARR; from the exons ATGCTCTGCTCCGGCCcccagggagggcagcggg GGCGCCCCGGCATGGAGGGGGGCTCGCCCGGCGCgacgccccggccccccgcgccggcggagGGCCCCGAGGCCGGCGGGCCGCACGCCGTGCTGGAGGGCAAGGTGAAGGCCCTCAAGGAGaagcggggcgccgggcggccggggggccccgcgcccgcccccgagCGCCCCTCGCCCAGgaagccgcggccccgccgggccaAGCCGGGGACggacgccgccgccgctgccgccgagcCGCGGGCCCAGCTCCGCACCTACCTGACGGACGGGCTGCTGGacggcggcgcgggagccggcACCGACGCGCCCGGGGGGCCCTGGAGGatgccgggcgccggcggcggcaccggcgggcTCTCGCTGGCGCAGCGCGTGGAGAGGAACCggcggctgctgcaggaggtgctggGGCCGGCaccgggccgggcggccgccgggcccccGCGGGACGTCCCCGCTCACG AGCCGCTGGCAAGCGATGCCGACTGGGACTCGGGCGTCTCCTTGCCGGACGCCGAAGGCTGCAG GGCCCTTGCTGCCGGGCCGGAGCTCACGCTGAGCCCGCGGCATGAGCAGgccaagcagctgctgcagcgCGCCCGCATGAAGGCGCGGACGAACCCGCTGCGCGCCAGCCACGACAtcctccccgccggccccccgggGCGCAG GGAGCCCAGCGGGACGCCGGCCCCGGAGGCGAAGCAGAGGGCCGGAGCGGCGCCGGCCAGCGGGAGCCTGAGCGACTCGTCGAGCGGGGAGTCCAgctgggggccgcggcgggcgcgcgggccCTCGCCGTCCCGCGTGCGCTTCGAGGACGAGTCGGCCCGCGACGCCGAGGCCCGCTACCGGGAGCGGCTGCAGctgcggcagcgccgggcgctgGGCTCGCTCCTCTGCTCCCTGGGCCGGGGCCCGCTGCTCTCCGAGCCCGAccaggggccggcggcggggggggacgcCGGGGGCAAGTGCACAGCCTGCGGCTCCTACCtcggcgcccccgcggccggccggaGCGGGGACCCTCGGACCGCAGGGaacggcgcgggcgggcgcgagGAGGCGGACGCCCCCCCGCCGGAGCCGAAAGCCAGGACTCTAGGCCCCCGGGGGTCTCCCCTGTGGATCCTCCCCTCCCGGCAGCGCATCCGCACCGAGAAGATCAGGGAGACCTACATCGGGGACGCGACCTCCCTCGATGACGCGGACTCGGCCCTGGAGAGCACCGACACCTCCGACGGCTGCCGGACGGACAGCGAGGAGGGGGgaccccggggcggccgcgggcacccccggccccgctggcACAGCGCCTCCGCGGCCACCCCGGGCAGGGAGCCGCCGGAGCAGGAGCGGCGTGGCGCTGACGCCAGCGGGCGAAGGGACTCGGGCTcgcgggagccccgggggccgAAGGGGTCCGCGGGGACCGAGCCCCTGGCCGACGGGCTGGAGGCGTTTTCCCCATGCGCTGTGCCGCCCGGGAAAGCCGGCGGCCGAGAGGCGGGGGAcgagggcgcggggccgcggagaGCCCCCTCCTCGCAGCCGGCCGCCCacgtccctgctccccccgccgccaGCAAGGGCTGCTCCCCGGTGCCGTGCGGGAAAGCTGCGGGGACGGGCAGCCCccgggcgccgagccgagccagcGGGTGCCCCGAGCCCGCTGCCCCCGTGGCGCTGGGGCCGGCAGAGCGCCCGGGCCCCTGCAGCTCCCAGCGGCCCCCTGGCAGCCCCCTGCGCGCCTCGGccaccagcagctgcagcagcatgcGGGGCCGGGGACCGAGCGGAGCTGCGGGCGTCCCCGCGGGGAGCGGAGATgctgccggccccagcgccccggGGGGGCCCAGCGCGGCGGGGACTGACCCCATCGCTGTCGCAGCAGCTGTGTCGCCGCAGCCCGATGCCGCCGGCGTCCCTgtccgcccggccccggcggaggcGGTGGTGCACCCCGTGGAGGAGAAGCGAGGGCCCAAAGGGAGCGCGGCACGCAG CGGCTCgccggagcccgccgccggccgcaAGGGGGGCAGCCCCTCGGCGGCGGGGCTGAGGAAGCTGCTGTGCAGCCTGGGCCGGAGCACCAAGCAGCGCCTGGGCCGCTTCCGCTGCTACAGCATGGAGCAgctcccggcggcgcccggccccgcggcgcccggccccctctgcccgccccggaGAGCCGCCTCCGTGCAAAACCTGCACGCCCTCCTGGGCAAGGCGCCCCGCGCCAGCGCCTACCTGGTGGCCGAGCCGGGGCGCAG AGggggcccggcgccccggcgctCGCTCAGCGCGGAGGACATCGGCGCCCCCGACCTGCTCCGCACCGTGGGGCGCGTGCTGGAGGTCTTCCCCGACGGCACCAGCCAGCTGGAGCTGCGGCGGCCCCCCGACGGCGCCTTCGGCTTTCGCGTCGCCTCCGGCCACGGCCGGCCCGACACAG GCGTCTACGTGCAGGAGATGGCGGACGCCGGCACGGCCAAGCTGTACGCGGGGCTCCTCGGCGTGGGCGACGAGATCCTGCAGGTCGACGGCGCCGCGGTGTCCGGCCTGGGGCTGGCCCGCATCCGCGAGCTGCTGCTCCGCGCCGACACCCTGCGCCTCCGCGTGCTGAGGCAGCGGCCGGCCCGGCGGTAG
- the KIAA1614 gene encoding uncharacterized protein KIAA1614 homolog isoform X3, whose translation MEGGSPGATPRPPAPAEGPEAGGPHAVLEGKVKALKEKRGAGRPGGPAPAPERPSPRKPRPRRAKPGTDAAAAAAEPRAQLRTYLTDGLLDGGAGAGTDAPGGPWRMPGAGGGTGGLSLAQRVERNRRLLQEVLGPAPGRAAAGPPRDVPAHEPLASDADWDSGVSLPDAEGCRALAAGPELTLSPRHEQAKQLLQRARMKARTNPLRASHDILPAGPPGRREPSGTPAPEAKQRAGAAPASGSLSDSSSGESSWGPRRARGPSPSRVRFEDESARDAEARYRERLQLRQRRALGSLLCSLGRGPLLSEPDQGPAAGGDAGGKCTACGSYLGAPAAGRSGDPRTAGNGAGGREEADAPPPEPKARTLGPRGSPLWILPSRQRIRTEKIRETYIGDATSLDDADSALESTDTSDGCRTDSEEGGPRGGRGHPRPRWHSASAATPGREPPEQERRGADASGRRDSGSREPRGPKGSAGTEPLADGLEAFSPCAVPPGKAGGREAGDEGAGPRRAPSSQPAAHVPAPPAASKGCSPVPCGKAAGTGSPRAPSRASGCPEPAAPVALGPAERPGPCSSQRPPGSPLRASATSSCSSMRGRGPSGAAGVPAGSGDAAGPSAPGGPSAAGTDPIAVAAAVSPQPDAAGVPVRPAPAEAVVHPVEEKRGPKGSAARSGSPEPAAGRKGGSPSAAGLRKLLCSLGRSTKQRLGRFRCYSMEQLPAAPGPAAPGPLCPPRRAASVQNLHALLGKAPRASAYLVAEPGRSRGGPAPRRSLSAEDIGAPDLLRTVGRVLEVFPDGTSQLELRRPPDGAFGFRVASGHGRPDTGVYVQEMADAGTAKLYAGLLGVGDEILQVDGAAVSGLGLARIRELLLRADTLRLRVLRQRPARR comes from the exons ATGGAGGGGGGCTCGCCCGGCGCgacgccccggccccccgcgccggcggagGGCCCCGAGGCCGGCGGGCCGCACGCCGTGCTGGAGGGCAAGGTGAAGGCCCTCAAGGAGaagcggggcgccgggcggccggggggccccgcgcccgcccccgagCGCCCCTCGCCCAGgaagccgcggccccgccgggccaAGCCGGGGACggacgccgccgccgctgccgccgagcCGCGGGCCCAGCTCCGCACCTACCTGACGGACGGGCTGCTGGacggcggcgcgggagccggcACCGACGCGCCCGGGGGGCCCTGGAGGatgccgggcgccggcggcggcaccggcgggcTCTCGCTGGCGCAGCGCGTGGAGAGGAACCggcggctgctgcaggaggtgctggGGCCGGCaccgggccgggcggccgccgggcccccGCGGGACGTCCCCGCTCACG AGCCGCTGGCAAGCGATGCCGACTGGGACTCGGGCGTCTCCTTGCCGGACGCCGAAGGCTGCAG GGCCCTTGCTGCCGGGCCGGAGCTCACGCTGAGCCCGCGGCATGAGCAGgccaagcagctgctgcagcgCGCCCGCATGAAGGCGCGGACGAACCCGCTGCGCGCCAGCCACGACAtcctccccgccggccccccgggGCGCAG GGAGCCCAGCGGGACGCCGGCCCCGGAGGCGAAGCAGAGGGCCGGAGCGGCGCCGGCCAGCGGGAGCCTGAGCGACTCGTCGAGCGGGGAGTCCAgctgggggccgcggcgggcgcgcgggccCTCGCCGTCCCGCGTGCGCTTCGAGGACGAGTCGGCCCGCGACGCCGAGGCCCGCTACCGGGAGCGGCTGCAGctgcggcagcgccgggcgctgGGCTCGCTCCTCTGCTCCCTGGGCCGGGGCCCGCTGCTCTCCGAGCCCGAccaggggccggcggcggggggggacgcCGGGGGCAAGTGCACAGCCTGCGGCTCCTACCtcggcgcccccgcggccggccggaGCGGGGACCCTCGGACCGCAGGGaacggcgcgggcgggcgcgagGAGGCGGACGCCCCCCCGCCGGAGCCGAAAGCCAGGACTCTAGGCCCCCGGGGGTCTCCCCTGTGGATCCTCCCCTCCCGGCAGCGCATCCGCACCGAGAAGATCAGGGAGACCTACATCGGGGACGCGACCTCCCTCGATGACGCGGACTCGGCCCTGGAGAGCACCGACACCTCCGACGGCTGCCGGACGGACAGCGAGGAGGGGGgaccccggggcggccgcgggcacccccggccccgctggcACAGCGCCTCCGCGGCCACCCCGGGCAGGGAGCCGCCGGAGCAGGAGCGGCGTGGCGCTGACGCCAGCGGGCGAAGGGACTCGGGCTcgcgggagccccgggggccgAAGGGGTCCGCGGGGACCGAGCCCCTGGCCGACGGGCTGGAGGCGTTTTCCCCATGCGCTGTGCCGCCCGGGAAAGCCGGCGGCCGAGAGGCGGGGGAcgagggcgcggggccgcggagaGCCCCCTCCTCGCAGCCGGCCGCCCacgtccctgctccccccgccgccaGCAAGGGCTGCTCCCCGGTGCCGTGCGGGAAAGCTGCGGGGACGGGCAGCCCccgggcgccgagccgagccagcGGGTGCCCCGAGCCCGCTGCCCCCGTGGCGCTGGGGCCGGCAGAGCGCCCGGGCCCCTGCAGCTCCCAGCGGCCCCCTGGCAGCCCCCTGCGCGCCTCGGccaccagcagctgcagcagcatgcGGGGCCGGGGACCGAGCGGAGCTGCGGGCGTCCCCGCGGGGAGCGGAGATgctgccggccccagcgccccggGGGGGCCCAGCGCGGCGGGGACTGACCCCATCGCTGTCGCAGCAGCTGTGTCGCCGCAGCCCGATGCCGCCGGCGTCCCTgtccgcccggccccggcggaggcGGTGGTGCACCCCGTGGAGGAGAAGCGAGGGCCCAAAGGGAGCGCGGCACGCAG CGGCTCgccggagcccgccgccggccgcaAGGGGGGCAGCCCCTCGGCGGCGGGGCTGAGGAAGCTGCTGTGCAGCCTGGGCCGGAGCACCAAGCAGCGCCTGGGCCGCTTCCGCTGCTACAGCATGGAGCAgctcccggcggcgcccggccccgcggcgcccggccccctctgcccgccccggaGAGCCGCCTCCGTGCAAAACCTGCACGCCCTCCTGGGCAAGGCGCCCCGCGCCAGCGCCTACCTGGTGGCCGAGCCGGGGCGCAG CAGAGggggcccggcgccccggcgctCGCTCAGCGCGGAGGACATCGGCGCCCCCGACCTGCTCCGCACCGTGGGGCGCGTGCTGGAGGTCTTCCCCGACGGCACCAGCCAGCTGGAGCTGCGGCGGCCCCCCGACGGCGCCTTCGGCTTTCGCGTCGCCTCCGGCCACGGCCGGCCCGACACAG GCGTCTACGTGCAGGAGATGGCGGACGCCGGCACGGCCAAGCTGTACGCGGGGCTCCTCGGCGTGGGCGACGAGATCCTGCAGGTCGACGGCGCCGCGGTGTCCGGCCTGGGGCTGGCCCGCATCCGCGAGCTGCTGCTCCGCGCCGACACCCTGCGCCTCCGCGTGCTGAGGCAGCGGCCGGCCCGGCGGTAG